The Sporosarcina ureae genome includes a region encoding these proteins:
- a CDS encoding flagellar protein FlgN has translation MSIEPILTTLNHLEKLHTSLLRLSNDKTALLKSGDVGGIDQLLKEEQAHLAAIVQMDQKRLQEVKQYMAAQGRVVPAEPTMTQLIEVANEPDKEQLAEAKDRLLHAIHELKQQNELNQQLTYQSLQFVNLSLDMVRPRPETVNYSKNEVQGQSQSRAKTKLSSFDSQA, from the coding sequence ATGTCCATTGAACCGATTTTGACAACGCTCAATCACCTAGAAAAACTGCATACGAGCTTGCTCCGTCTGTCGAACGACAAGACCGCACTGCTAAAAAGCGGGGACGTCGGTGGGATTGACCAGCTGTTGAAGGAGGAGCAAGCTCACCTAGCAGCTATTGTACAAATGGACCAGAAGCGCCTGCAGGAAGTGAAGCAGTATATGGCCGCACAAGGACGTGTAGTGCCTGCTGAACCGACCATGACGCAATTAATCGAAGTAGCGAACGAACCGGACAAAGAACAGTTAGCAGAGGCGAAGGACCGTCTCCTGCATGCGATTCATGAGTTGAAACAGCAGAACGAACTCAATCAGCAACTGACCTATCAATCTCTTCAATTTGTGAATCTATCGCTGGACATGGTCCGTCCGCGTCCGGAAACCGTCAACTATTCGAAAAACGAAGTACAAGGGCAGTCACAAAGCAGAGCCAAAACGAAGCTCTCCTCATTCGACTCCCAAGCATAA